Within the Bacillus sp. FSL K6-3431 genome, the region TACATTAAAATACTTCCCTATTCGTCCAGTAGAGCGAGAACAAGCTGTCGAAAAAGAAGAAGAGGGGAGCAAAGAATAATGGATAAAAAGGTAGTCAATTTAGATAGTAAAAAAACAATTGAATTGGAATGGAAAAAATACGCAAAGCTAGGTATGTTCTTCATTATCTTGATTGTATTATTCGCTCTTTTTTTGACGAGTGCTTTTATTGTAAAAGAAGGTGAATATAAAGTAGTTCGTCAATTCCAAGAAGTCGTAAGCATCAAAAGTGAGCCTGGTCTAGCTTTTAAGATCCCGTTTATTCAAACAGTATCAACATTACCTAAATATCAGATGGCATATGATGTTTCGCAAGCTGAAATTAATACAAAAGATAAAAAGCGAATGATCATTGATAATTATGCTGTTTGGAAGATTGATGACCCTGGAAAAATGATCACAAACGCAAGAACCGTGGTTAATGCAGAATCGCGTATGGAGGAATTTATTTATTCAGTTGTACGTGCTGAGCTGGGACAATTGGAATATGATGAGATTATTAACGATGAAAAGTCGTCACGTGGAAGCTTCAATGATAGAGTAACAATGAAAGTAAATGAATTACTTTCCAAAGATGAATATGGAATTATCGTTACAGATGTGCGGACGAAACGAACAGATTTACCTCAGGAAAACGAAAATTCCGTATATACAAGAATGGTTTCTGAACGAGAATCTAAAGCCCAAGAGTATTTATCAATTGGTGATGCTGAGAAAAACCGGATCACTGCAGAAACAGATCGGAAAGTCCGTGAGACTTTATCAAAAGCTCAAGCGAATGCGGAAGTCATCCGTTCTGAAGGGGAGGGAGAAGCAGCAAAAATGTATAATAACTCCTTTTCAAAAGACCGTGAATTCTACAGTTTATTTCGAACACTTGAAACATACAAGAAAACGATTGGAGAAGATACAGTTATTGTCATTCCATCTGACTCACCGTATGCTCGTTTGTTAATGGGTTATACAGAGTGAACTGGTTTCAGTACCTAAAACATCGGGAGGATCATCCTCACCTGATTGGTTAATTCTTAATGTGCCTACTGCACGGTCTTGTGACTGTGTAGTATTTTTGTTTTGAGTTCGAAGATAAGGAAATAATGGTAAGATTCCGGAATTAATAGGAAGGTCACAGAATAATTGTCTAATCTCGCGAAATGCATCACCAGTGTCACGGAATAGTAACGTTTCGTATATGTTCTAACATCATGTTTGAGCAAAAGATAGTTATTTTCACTTTAATGGTTCAACATGATAAAATAAAGATAACAAACGGATGAACGAATATGCTCCACTTGGGAGGAATATGAATGAAGAAAAAATTAATGTTAATTGACGGCAATAGTATTGCATATCGGGCTTTTTTCGCCTTACCACTTTTAAACAACGATAAAGGTATACATACAAATGCAGTGTACGGCTTCACTACGATGCTGATGAAAGTGCTTGAGGATGAAAAGCCGACACATATTCTAGTTGCGTTTGATGCGGGAAAAACAACATTCCGTCACAAAACATTTTCAGAATATAAAGGTGGCCGTCAAAAGACACCCCCAGAGTTGTCGGAACAGTTTCCGTTCATTAGGGAACTATTGGATGCATATGGAATTGAACGTTATGAACTTGAAAACTATGAAGCGGATGACATAATCGGTACACTTGCGGTGAAAGCAGCACAGGATGGCTTCGAAGTAAAGGTCATTTCTGGAGATAAGGATTTAACACAATTAAGTACGGATCAAGTTACGGTAGGTATTACGAGAAAAGGAATTACGGACATTGAAGTGTACACTCCCGCTCATATAATGGAGAAATATGGCCTTACACCTGAACAAATCATTGATATGAAAGGTTTGATGGGGGATCAGTCTGATAATATACCTGGTGTTCCTGGAGTAGGCGAAAAAACAGCTATCAAGCTTTTAAAACAATTCCCTACACTTGAGGAGTTACTTGAAAATATCGATAAAGTCGGTGGCAAGAAACTGAAAGAAAATCTAACTGAATTTAAGGAACAAGCTGTGATGAGCAAAGAGCTTGCAACGATTACAACGGAAGCACCAATTAAAGTAGATGTGGATAAGCTTCTGTTTGAAGGTTACGATACAGAAAAATTAACCGCTGTATTTAAAGAACTTGGTTTTAACTCATTGCTTGGAAAATTAGATGGAGCAGAAGATACAGAAATGATTGCTGATACAATGCTCGATGTTCCTTTTCAGACAGTAGAATCTATTACCGATGATATATTTGCAGTGGAAAATACTCTTTACGTAGAAGTTTTGGAAGATAATTATTATACAGCAGAGATCGCTGGTTTTGGTTTGTCCAATGAACATGGGCATTACTATTTACCAACAGATATAGCACTCCAATCAAATGCCTTTAAATCGTGGGCGGAAGATGTGACTAAAAAGAAACGTGTGTATGATGCTAAGCGCTCTGTAGTTGCTTTGAAAAGACATGATATAGATCTACAAGGGATTGATTTTGATTTATTACTCGTATCATACCTACTTAACCCTTCCGAAGCGACGGAGGATTTTGCTGGTGTGGCAAAACGACATCAGTATACAGATGTTCAGACAGATGAAGCTGTATACGGCAAGGGTGCAAAGAAAAAAGTGGCTGAAGGCGATATACTTGCCGAACATCTTGCACGAAAGGCAGTTGGGATTGCAGAATTATATGATCCATGTTTAGAGGAACTAGAAAAAAATGAACAGACAGATTTATTTTATGATCTGGAGCTACCCTTAGCACTGATATTAGCCAAAATGGAATATACCGGAATCAAAGTAGATGTACAGAGACTGGAAGAAATGAAAATAGAAATAGGTGGTCGCCTATCTGAAATTGAAGAGAAAATTCATCGTCTTGCGGGTGAAGAATTTAATATTAATTCACCTAAGCAGCTCGGAGTAATTTTATTTGAACATCTTGGCTTGCCGGCAATTAAAAAAACGAAAACGGGCTATTCCACTGCAGCAGATGTTTTGGAAAAATTAGAGCCTGAGCATGAAATTATTAGGGAGATTCTCGACTACCGCCAACTAGGGAAATTACAATCGACATATATTGAAGGCTTGCTGAAAGTGGTTAACCAAGACACGCATAAAGTGCATACTCGCTTTAATCAAGCATTAACTTCAACGGGAAGGCTTAGCTCCATTGATCCAAATCTCCAAAATATCCCGATTCGTCTCGAAGAAGGGCGGAAAATTCGTCAAGCCTTCATTCCGTCACAGGAAGATTGGGTATTATTCGCTGCTGACTACTCGCAAATTGAATTGCGTGTGCTCGCCGATATTGCGAAGGATGATAAATTAATTGAAGCCTTTACGAATGATATGGATATCCATACAAAAACAGCGATGGATGTGTTTCATGTAAGTCCAGATGAAGTGACATCAAATATGCGCCGGCAAGCAAAGGCAGTAAATTTCGGTATTGTTTATGGCATCAGTGATTATGGTCTATCTCAAAGCCTTGGTATTACAAGAAAAGAAGCCGGTCAATTCATCGATCGCTATTTAGACAGTTTTCCTGGGGTAAAAGATTATATGGATGACATTATTGCGGATGCAAGAGAAAAAGGGTTTGTGGAGACCCTTTTGCATAGAAGACGTTATATTCCAGAGATTACAAGCCGAAATTTCAACTTACGAAGCTTTGCAGAAAGAACAGCGATGAATACACCTATTCAAGGAAGTGCAGCGGATATCATTAAAAAGGCGATGATCGATATGGCTGCAAGGCTTGAAAAGGAAGGCTTGCAAACACGACTATTGCTTCAAGTACATGATGAATTGATTTTTGAGGCACCGAAAGATGAAATTGAGATTCTTAAAGAAATTGTTCCTGATGTAATGGAACACGCACTTAAGCTAAATGTGCCGCTTAAAGTGGAATATTCCTATGGGTCTACATGGTATGATGCGAAATAGGATTAATAGATTAGAGAGGATGTTCAAAAGGTTACCAAATGATAAACGTCGAATTTCTTCGTTGGCAATTAGGTACTTCTTCTAAGGAAAGAGGAACCTCTGTTAAGATCGCCCACGTTCTGTGAGCAACACAGAGGTCAGCACATCCTGTGCAAGTCTGATCCTCAAAACCTTCTCGCCTCGAACTAATTTGGCACCACTTTGAACATGCACTTAAAGAATATTCGGAGGT harbors:
- the hflC gene encoding protease modulator HflC; amino-acid sequence: MDKKVVNLDSKKTIELEWKKYAKLGMFFIILIVLFALFLTSAFIVKEGEYKVVRQFQEVVSIKSEPGLAFKIPFIQTVSTLPKYQMAYDVSQAEINTKDKKRMIIDNYAVWKIDDPGKMITNARTVVNAESRMEEFIYSVVRAELGQLEYDEIINDEKSSRGSFNDRVTMKVNELLSKDEYGIIVTDVRTKRTDLPQENENSVYTRMVSERESKAQEYLSIGDAEKNRITAETDRKVRETLSKAQANAEVIRSEGEGEAAKMYNNSFSKDREFYSLFRTLETYKKTIGEDTVIVIPSDSPYARLLMGYTE
- the polA gene encoding DNA polymerase I, which produces MKKKLMLIDGNSIAYRAFFALPLLNNDKGIHTNAVYGFTTMLMKVLEDEKPTHILVAFDAGKTTFRHKTFSEYKGGRQKTPPELSEQFPFIRELLDAYGIERYELENYEADDIIGTLAVKAAQDGFEVKVISGDKDLTQLSTDQVTVGITRKGITDIEVYTPAHIMEKYGLTPEQIIDMKGLMGDQSDNIPGVPGVGEKTAIKLLKQFPTLEELLENIDKVGGKKLKENLTEFKEQAVMSKELATITTEAPIKVDVDKLLFEGYDTEKLTAVFKELGFNSLLGKLDGAEDTEMIADTMLDVPFQTVESITDDIFAVENTLYVEVLEDNYYTAEIAGFGLSNEHGHYYLPTDIALQSNAFKSWAEDVTKKKRVYDAKRSVVALKRHDIDLQGIDFDLLLVSYLLNPSEATEDFAGVAKRHQYTDVQTDEAVYGKGAKKKVAEGDILAEHLARKAVGIAELYDPCLEELEKNEQTDLFYDLELPLALILAKMEYTGIKVDVQRLEEMKIEIGGRLSEIEEKIHRLAGEEFNINSPKQLGVILFEHLGLPAIKKTKTGYSTAADVLEKLEPEHEIIREILDYRQLGKLQSTYIEGLLKVVNQDTHKVHTRFNQALTSTGRLSSIDPNLQNIPIRLEEGRKIRQAFIPSQEDWVLFAADYSQIELRVLADIAKDDKLIEAFTNDMDIHTKTAMDVFHVSPDEVTSNMRRQAKAVNFGIVYGISDYGLSQSLGITRKEAGQFIDRYLDSFPGVKDYMDDIIADAREKGFVETLLHRRRYIPEITSRNFNLRSFAERTAMNTPIQGSAADIIKKAMIDMAARLEKEGLQTRLLLQVHDELIFEAPKDEIEILKEIVPDVMEHALKLNVPLKVEYSYGSTWYDAK